One window of Sphingobacteriales bacterium genomic DNA carries:
- the ybeY gene encoding rRNA maturation RNase YbeY: MAVSFHLMPPIQFRLSDRAKLKRWIKTIVENHHKSLGETSFILCSDEYLYQINMEYLQHNTYTDIITFDNSDNPGIIEGDIFISIERVVDNAKKYGVSPDEELRRVVAHGILHLLGFKDKKTEEQALMRQKEEECLLLFKSLL, from the coding sequence ATGGCTGTTAGTTTCCATTTGATGCCACCCATACAATTCCGGCTTTCTGACCGCGCTAAACTCAAGCGCTGGATCAAAACTATCGTTGAAAACCACCATAAATCTTTAGGCGAAACCAGTTTTATCCTGTGTTCGGATGAATATCTGTATCAAATCAATATGGAATATCTTCAACACAATACTTATACAGACATCATTACATTTGACAATTCAGACAACCCCGGCATCATAGAAGGAGATATCTTTATCAGCATTGAAAGAGTTGTTGATAATGCAAAAAAATACGGGGTTTCACCGGACGAAGAGTTAAGACGAGTGGTTGCTCATGGCATTTTACATCTGCTCGGTTTTAAAGACAAAAAAACCGAAGAACAAGCGCTGATGCGACAAAAAGAAGAAGAATGTCTGTTACTTTTTAAAAGCCTTTTGTAA
- a CDS encoding ATP-binding protein, which yields MHQLLHNMQQKCRFTLKLNSVPDSITQVEPFLQQLKKQYNLSDEVYFNMLLVLTEAVNNSILHGNGADPCKRVVVKAKPAKSSLSFTVSDEGCGFNPDKIADPTTPDCICNPNGRGVFLMKQLSDQLQYSDDGKKVEIRFNLTNA from the coding sequence ATGCACCAATTGTTACACAACATGCAGCAAAAATGCCGGTTTACCTTAAAACTCAATTCAGTTCCGGATAGTATTACCCAAGTAGAACCGTTTTTGCAACAACTTAAAAAGCAGTATAACCTGAGCGATGAAGTGTACTTCAATATGCTGCTTGTACTGACCGAAGCGGTAAACAACTCTATTCTTCACGGCAATGGGGCTGACCCCTGCAAAAGGGTAGTTGTAAAGGCCAAACCTGCCAAATCTTCACTCTCTTTTACCGTATCTGATGAAGGATGCGGTTTTAATCCCGATAAAATTGCCGATCCCACCACTCCCGATTGTATCTGCAATCCAAACGGGCGGGGCGTTTTTTTAATGAAACAACTTTCCGATCAACTTCAATATTCGGATGACGGTAAAAAAGTAGAAATCAGGTTTAACCTCACAAATGCCTGA
- a CDS encoding DUF4175 domain-containing protein: MTGNMSNYQLLISKLDQFIRKYYVNKLIRGLLYSTGFILLSFLVINLLEYYFYLSTTLRKVMLYGFIGASIFSLVKLVLLPLLNYFHLGKIISHEQAAQIVGAHFSDVKDKLLNILQLKEQSKGVADASLIEASVNQKIEEIKPVPFSNAIDLRNNRQYAKYAVVPVLLLLAILIGAPNLLPSSATRLINNNQTFEPPAPFQFNLVTTELETVQFSDYDVVVNVQGDVLPGEAFIVVNNFPYKLKKNSATEFSYRFSKVQKDISFYFEANNVKSKEYTLKVIPKPAIVSFYTDVQYPAYTGQQSEKLRNSGDMVVPAGTTVTWNFEAQNTDDIAVKFDGTEPVAAKNNQNGQFSLTKRLFKDASYTVYLSNARIPNGDSISYNISVVPDLYPIISANERRDSLDEKYFYFFGDVADDYGLRRLEFKFKVDPKDQNYSSDSGYFTKLVDLGGTDKKAASFTYMWDTDLLGLQPGDRLTYFFEVWDNDGVNGSKSSRSQMMSFEIPTLEEMDAQADTKNKEIKSDLEKMKNKANELKDEFKKVQEKILQKKEPSWEDKERIENLLQKHSEMQEEIKEMQEEFKQNMENQKEFKNFSEDMQKKQEQLQKLMDELLTDEMKEMLEKLKELMEKLGKEETLDQLKDFEMNSEQLEKEMDRMLELFKQLEFEQKMNETIDKLNDLAKEEEKLSEETQKQPEGSNLDKQQEKQEEINEKFEDVKKDMQELQKMSDDLNNNMELQKETEKQQQDISEEMQQSMQQMQQQKSQNASKNQKNASKKMQEMAQNMQQMQMQQQQQQMEEDMQAIRQLLENLVKLSMDQEDVMENMQQIDVNTPLYTSLVRDQFKLKDDARLIEDSLMALSRRVFQLESFITKELTEINRNMGTALEQLADRKPAPAATNQQYIMTSVNNLALMLDEAMQQMQQQMAQQMQGNQMCQKPGNNPKGMKGMSQMQKQLNDRITKLQQGMKEGKSDGKQMSREAAELAAKQAAIRKAMEQMQEQRGKDGKKEGDGIGDLPKQMEQTETDLVNKRLTAEMLKRQQEILNRMLRAADAEREQDWDEKRLAETAKEKNRQIPPEVEEYLKKKQSEIDLYKTVPPSLKPYYKSLVERYFKAISF; this comes from the coding sequence ATGACCGGAAACATGAGCAATTACCAACTACTCATATCCAAGTTAGACCAGTTTATCAGAAAGTACTACGTCAATAAACTCATCAGAGGGCTGTTATACAGCACCGGATTTATATTGCTTTCTTTTTTAGTCATCAATCTTCTGGAATACTATTTTTACCTTTCTACTACTCTCAGAAAGGTGATGCTTTACGGTTTTATTGGAGCAAGCATTTTTTCTTTGGTAAAATTGGTCTTGCTTCCTCTGCTTAACTACTTCCATTTAGGAAAAATTATTTCTCACGAACAGGCAGCACAAATTGTCGGGGCCCATTTTTCTGATGTAAAAGACAAGTTGCTCAATATTTTACAACTCAAAGAGCAATCCAAAGGTGTAGCCGATGCCTCTCTGATTGAAGCGAGTGTCAATCAAAAAATTGAAGAAATTAAGCCGGTTCCATTTTCCAATGCGATAGATCTTCGCAACAACCGCCAGTATGCAAAATATGCTGTTGTTCCGGTTTTGCTGTTGTTGGCCATCCTTATCGGAGCACCAAATTTATTGCCAAGCAGCGCAACAAGGTTGATTAACAACAACCAAACCTTCGAACCACCGGCTCCTTTTCAATTCAATTTGGTTACTACCGAATTGGAAACCGTACAATTCAGCGATTATGATGTAGTGGTCAACGTTCAGGGCGATGTTTTGCCCGGCGAAGCGTTTATTGTGGTCAATAATTTCCCCTACAAACTCAAAAAAAATTCCGCTACCGAATTTAGCTACAGGTTCAGCAAAGTTCAGAAAGATATCAGCTTCTATTTTGAAGCCAACAATGTTAAATCTAAAGAATACACCCTTAAAGTTATTCCAAAACCGGCAATAGTCAGTTTCTATACTGACGTGCAATATCCCGCATATACGGGTCAGCAATCTGAAAAACTTCGCAATTCAGGCGATATGGTCGTTCCGGCAGGTACTACCGTTACGTGGAATTTTGAAGCTCAGAACACTGATGACATTGCCGTCAAATTTGATGGTACCGAGCCTGTAGCCGCCAAAAACAACCAAAACGGACAGTTTTCTTTGACCAAACGATTGTTTAAAGATGCTTCCTATACGGTGTATCTCTCAAACGCCCGAATTCCAAATGGCGATTCCATCAGTTATAATATCTCGGTGGTGCCCGATTTATACCCCATCATCAGCGCCAATGAAAGACGGGACAGCCTTGATGAAAAATACTTTTACTTTTTTGGAGATGTTGCGGATGATTACGGATTGCGCCGCCTCGAATTCAAATTTAAAGTTGATCCAAAAGACCAAAATTATTCTTCAGATTCGGGCTATTTCACCAAATTAGTTGATCTTGGGGGTACCGACAAAAAGGCAGCAAGCTTCACTTATATGTGGGATACCGACCTGTTAGGGCTTCAACCCGGTGACCGACTTACTTATTTCTTTGAAGTTTGGGATAACGACGGGGTGAACGGAAGTAAATCATCCAGATCTCAAATGATGAGTTTTGAAATTCCAACCTTAGAGGAAATGGATGCTCAAGCCGATACCAAAAACAAAGAGATTAAAAGCGATTTGGAAAAAATGAAAAACAAAGCCAATGAGCTGAAAGACGAGTTTAAAAAAGTTCAGGAAAAAATATTGCAGAAAAAAGAACCCTCCTGGGAAGACAAGGAGCGGATAGAAAACCTCCTGCAAAAACATTCAGAAATGCAGGAAGAAATCAAAGAGATGCAGGAGGAGTTTAAACAAAATATGGAAAATCAGAAAGAGTTTAAAAACTTCTCTGAAGACATGCAGAAAAAACAAGAACAACTCCAAAAACTGATGGACGAACTTCTGACAGACGAGATGAAAGAAATGCTCGAAAAATTGAAGGAGTTGATGGAAAAATTGGGCAAAGAGGAGACTTTAGACCAACTCAAAGACTTTGAAATGAACAGCGAGCAGTTGGAAAAAGAAATGGACAGGATGTTGGAATTGTTTAAACAATTAGAGTTTGAGCAAAAAATGAATGAGACCATTGACAAACTCAACGACTTGGCCAAAGAAGAGGAAAAACTCAGCGAAGAAACTCAAAAACAGCCCGAAGGCAGCAATTTAGACAAACAACAGGAAAAGCAAGAGGAAATCAACGAGAAGTTTGAAGATGTCAAAAAAGACATGCAAGAACTTCAAAAAATGAGCGATGACCTGAATAATAATATGGAGTTGCAAAAAGAAACTGAAAAACAACAACAGGACATCAGCGAAGAAATGCAGCAAAGTATGCAGCAAATGCAGCAACAAAAATCCCAAAACGCCAGCAAAAACCAGAAAAACGCGTCTAAAAAGATGCAGGAAATGGCGCAAAATATGCAGCAAATGCAAATGCAGCAACAACAGCAACAAATGGAAGAAGATATGCAGGCCATCCGGCAGTTACTCGAAAATCTCGTAAAACTGTCAATGGATCAGGAAGATGTGATGGAAAATATGCAGCAAATAGATGTAAACACGCCGCTTTATACTTCGTTGGTTCGGGATCAGTTTAAACTGAAAGACGATGCCAGATTGATAGAAGACAGCCTGATGGCACTCAGCCGAAGGGTTTTCCAGTTAGAATCGTTTATAACCAAAGAACTGACAGAAATAAACCGCAATATGGGCACTGCTTTGGAACAATTGGCCGACCGGAAACCGGCACCTGCAGCAACCAACCAGCAATATATCATGACAAGTGTCAACAATCTGGCATTGATGTTGGACGAAGCTATGCAACAAATGCAGCAGCAAATGGCGCAGCAGATGCAGGGAAATCAAATGTGTCAAAAGCCCGGCAATAACCCTAAAGGAATGAAAGGGATGAGTCAGATGCAAAAACAACTGAACGACCGGATTACCAAACTTCAGCAAGGTATGAAAGAGGGCAAATCTGATGGCAAACAAATGAGCCGGGAAGCCGCAGAGTTGGCCGCCAAACAAGCCGCTATTCGCAAAGCAATGGAACAAATGCAGGAGCAACGGGGTAAAGACGGAAAAAAAGAAGGAGACGGCATTGGCGACCTGCCTAAACAAATGGAACAAACGGAAACCGATTTGGTCAACAAACGCCTGACTGCCGAAATGCTGAAACGACAGCAGGAAATTTTGAACCGGATGTTGCGGGCAGCTGATGCCGAACGGGAACAAGATTGGGATGAAAAACGTCTTGCCGAAACCGCAAAAGAAAAAAACAGGCAAATTCCGCCCGAAGTAGAAGAGTACTTAAAAAAGAAACAATCAGAAATTGATTTGTATAAAACAGTGCCGCCTTCACTGAAACCTTATTACAAATCATTGGTTGAGCGATATTTTAAAGCAATTAGTTTTTAA